From a single Mycosarcoma maydis chromosome 2, whole genome shotgun sequence genomic region:
- a CDS encoding small G-protein Ras1 produces MSKAQFLREYKLVVVGGGGVGKSALTIQFIQSHFVDEYDPTIEDSYRKQCVIDEEVALLDVLDTAGQEEYSAMREQYMRTGEGFLLVYSITSRNSFDEISTFHQQILRVKDKDSFPVIVVANKCDLEYERQVGSHEGRELAKHFGCRFIETSAKQRINVDEAFSNLVREIRRYNKEQTMGRPGATGATTGSAGMERFQTEEGSHSAGCCQKCIVL; encoded by the exons ATGTCCAAAGCACAATTCTTGCGAGAGTAcaagcttgtcgtcgtcggcggtggtggcgtCGGCAAGTCGGCGTTGACGATCCAGTTCATCCAGAGCCACTTTGTTGACGAATACGACCCAACTATCGAGGACTCTTACCGCAAGCAATGTGTCATCGACGAAGAGGTCGCTTTGCTCGATGTGTTGGATACAGCTGGTCAGGAGGAATACAG CGCGATGAGGGAACAATACATGCGAACAGGCGAAGGCTTCTTGCTAGTGTACAGCATCACATCTCGCAACTCTTTCGACGAGATTTCGACGTTCCATCAACAGATCTTGCGCGTCAAGGATAAGGACTCTTTTCCTGTCATTGTTGTCGCAAACAAATGCGATTTGGAGTACGAGAGACAAGTGGGGAGCCACGAGGGTCGCGAATTGGCAAAACACTTTGGCTGCCGTTTCATCGAGACATCAGCCAAGCAGCGTatcaacgtcgacgaggcgTTCAGCAACTTGGTGCGCGAGATCCGAAGGTATAACAAGGAACAGACAATGGGAAGACCCGGTGCAACTGGCGCCACCACGGGCTCGGCTGGTATGGAGCGTTTCCAGACTGAGGAAGGGTCTCATTCGGCGGGTTGCTGCCAGAAATGTATCGTTCTCTAA